GCGACATGCCGCCTCGATCGCGGCGATGTCGATCTTAGTCATCTCCATCATCGCCTTGAACGCGCGCTCGGCGACGGCCGGATCGGGATCGCTGATCGCTTTCGTCAGGGCGACCGGCGTAATTTGCCAGGACACTCCCCATTTGTCCTTGCACCAGCCGCAGGCGCTTTCCTGGCCGCCGTTGCCGACGATCGCGTTCCAGTAGCGATCGGTCTCGGCTTGGTCGGCGGTGGCGACTTGAAACGAAAACGATTCGTTGTGTTTGAACCCCGGTCCGCCGTTGAGGGCGATGCAGGGAATGCCCATCACGGTAAACTCGACGGTCAACACGTCCCCTTTTTTCCCCGTCGGATAATCGGCCGGTGCCCGGAGCACCGCGCCGACGAAGGAATCGGGAAAGGTCATGGAGTAAAACCGCGTCGCCTCCTCGGCATCGCGGTCGTACCAAACGCAAATCGTATTCTTGGCTGGATTCATCATTTCGTTTCTCCATTGAGTGAGAATTCGTATCCATCGATTTTAACCTTAACAAACCCCAAAAAAGAATCGAGAATGTCAAATAATGGCTTTCATATAAAAGGGGGGCGCCATGGCTGAAATCAATTCCACTGACAGAGATTCCATTCGTCCGTTCCAAGTGAATGTTCCGGAAGAGGAACTTGCCGAATTGCGCAGGCGCATCCATGCGACGCGATGGCCGGAACGGGAAACGGTGGCCGACGGGACCCAAGGGGTTCAGCTCGCAACCATGCAGAAGCTGGCCCGCTATTGGGCGACGGAGTACGATTGGCGCAGGTGCGAGGCCCAGCTCAACGCCAGGCCCCAGTTCATGACCGAGATCGATGGGCTGGACATTCATTTCATTCACGTTCGTTCGAAGCATGACAACGCGATGCCCCTGATCGTCACCCATGGCTGGCCCGGCTCGATCGTCGAGCAGCTGAAGATCATCGATCCACTGACCAACCCAACCGCCCATGGCGCGAGCGCGGCCGACGCTTTCCATCTGGTGATTCCGTCGATGCCGGGCTACGGGTTTTCGGGCAAGCCGACGGCTCCCGGCTGGAATCCCGACCGCATCGCCCGGACTTGGGTCGCGCTGATGAGGCGCCTCGGATACACCAAGTTCGCGGCCCAGGGAGGCGATTGGGGAGCGCTCATTACCGATTTGATGGGTGCCCAAGCCGCTCCGGAGCTGCTCGGCATTCACACCAATATGCCGGGCGCCGTTCCGCCCGATCTCAATAACGGTGCTTTTGTCGGC
This bacterium DNA region includes the following protein-coding sequences:
- a CDS encoding VOC family protein, encoding MMNPAKNTICVWYDRDAEEATRFYSMTFPDSFVGAVLRAPADYPTGKKGDVLTVEFTVMGIPCIALNGGPGFKHNESFSFQVATADQAETDRYWNAIVGNGGQESACGWCKDKWGVSWQITPVALTKAISDPDPAVAERAFKAMMEMTKIDIAAIEAACR